Below is a window of Fuerstiella sp. DNA.
GTTGATTTTGCACGCGTTCCATCGTCCAGGCGAGACTTGGTCCGTCCATGCGATCAGGACTCGGGAATCGGGACTTGTTCAGGAACGCGGATAATGTGTGTGGCCGACCGGCTTCCAGCTGTTCAGCGTGCACAGGTGTTTGAAGTACCCCGGTCTGAACGTCGGTTTCTGCTGCCGAGATTTACTGTGAAGTCCTCGACGTCTTCAGACTACTCAGAACGTATTGTGGTCTGTCAGGAAACCGCAGCGACCGATACGGTTCGTCTGTACACGGCAGAACTGACATTGCCTGCCCGGATTTCAACCCGCCTTCTTGGAATGTTTGAGGAGACCGTGATTCCGGCTGTAATGGAACAGGTCGGAACACTTGCTGACGTTGACCGGGATAATCACCTGAGTGTGGTTGTCTGTGAGCTGTCAGATGGTTTGATTCACACGGAAAATCCTCTCTGGGGCTGTGTACGTGCCGCTGATTTCCTTTCAACCGGTCCTTTCTGCGGCGACATCATTTATCTGGACCGAAGGCTGCTGCATTCAGATGCATTGCCGGCGGTAATTATGCATGAACTGACCCATGCCGCAGTATTTTCTGCGGAACACAGGCTGCAGTGCGAAGGACACCAGGTTCAGCGGCTTTCCGGCTGGTTAAATGAAGCAATTGCACATTCCTGCGAGTATCGGGTTTATCCGACAAGTCCGAATCTCGCAGACCGAATCTCAGGTTATGTCTGCCAGTCCGGTTTCTGGCCTCTGATCTTTCCGCCTTCATCAGTCAGTGCTGTCTCGAGTCGGGGGCCAATGCGAGCGGCCGGACTGTTCTATGTAGAATTTATCAGGCAGACGGAGACTCTTCCGGAATTTATCGAACGAGAACTGCTGATGGCGGGATCGCGTCCAAAGCAGAAGGCAGACGCGTTTGCCGAATTGTTCCGACAGTGGACGGTGTGGATGTCAGAGCGTCAGCAATATGGGGAAATTCCGCTTAATATTGGCGAGTTGCCGAGGGAAGAGCGGGCGAATGAATTTGTTGTTCGGGGGACGGCGGCCACGTGGTGGGAGGCCAGACATGCTGGTGAATTTATGATACAGGCGGGTCGTGATTCCGCGCTTCAAGTCACAGTGATCAACCCGCAAAATTAACATCGTTCCAGCAAAAAAAAAACGGTACCGGTCTGATCAGTCGGAGATGCTGCCTGCGCGGTTTTGCAGTTCTGTCCGCCGTCGAAATACATCCTTTAAACGCTCTCTGGAATAAAGACGCACAATATTGCCTTTGTATCTTATGCGTCCGTTGTCATCGACCTCGAGGTGCTGTGCGATATTCGGCAGAGCCAGTCCCGCGTAGAGTGCGGCAAATGTCTCGGGGTCAACACCTCGTCCCTCTTCCAGTTCCTGCAGCGAATCGATTCCACCCACTGACAGTGCAAAATAATTTTCGCCTTCTGTCACTGACCGGTGTGTTCGCTCGGCTGCCAGCATATCACTCAGAGAGTCCATGATGATTTTCGACTGTTTGTAAGTGAGCAGTGCCTCACCCGACAGTGGTTCTTTATCCTGCCTGGCAGCCTGAACGCGATCCGGTCCGAGTTCATGAGAACTCCCTACGAGACAACCGGCAGCAAATACCATCGCCGCAAAGACAACTAGACTCAGTTTTTGCATCCCGCACCATCCGATTATCTACAGTGAGGCCAAAGTTAAACTGTAAAGACGTTGAATGTCATTGAACCTGACTCCCACCCGGTGGTTAATCACCCGAGAACCTGTGTCAGCTTTGATTTTAGTCTCTCAGTCTGGCAACTGTTGAACTTCGTCGCAATATCCGGTTTGTCAGAATGCGGAGACGATTGAAGGTTCAGGTCGGTGGACGAATCGACCGTCGAGTGATCGGTTGATTTGACAGCGGAACAAACTAAGCCGATTACGTGACTTACGCGGCACGCCGACTTTCCTCGTTTGATGAGTTTGATGAGTTTGGATGATCTAAGTCTTGGGGGTGAATCCGATGAATCCTGCGGTCCTGTAGTATTGTCATGGGCTTTTTCCCGGCCGCACCGAACTGAAAGCTGAGTCCGGCGATGATGCCGCACACCCCCAGAGCCACCAGACACCCGGCGACAGCAAGTTGGTTGTCTGTGACGATTGATTGTAAATCCATGATTTCCTCCCGAGGGCTGAGACTTAGCTGAAGTGAGGTCACGTCCCGCCGGACCGGGATTCTGAGCAGAAATGGGAGTATTGCTTCCCACTTTGAAATTGAATTTATGTGGAGTCAGAGCAAGCGTGCTTTCAGAGGGGCTGAAACAGCGTGTCAGACTTCGGAGGCGAGTTGTTCGTGCGTAGTGACAACCTTCGGACAGGTGCGGGTTCTCGCTGCAGCATTTCCGGCAGGCTCTGCCGAAACATTTCCTGTGGAGGGAGAACAGTACCAATTTTCCATTCCGTACAACTGGGAAAGAGATTCCCGCGAAGGATGTTGCACCGGTGTTGTGGCGCCGGAATGTAAAACTCTTCCGACCAGGTAATGACTGTCCGCCAAGGCAGTTCCACCGACTGAATCATTTATCCGGAATAGAAGACTTCGAATTGTTTTATCCGGAGTTCGAAACAGAAGTTGTCTTCCTGTATGGACTGTGTCACTCCGGTTTGTCCGTCTGACGGCGTCAATCGGGACAGTTCGTACTGATGGTGCTGCAGATGGAGACTCAGGTAAAAAGATACAGGTCGTTACTCCGCACAGTTTTTGAAACAGAATGTACTTCGGGTACAAAAATATCATCAGACCGGCAGGGGGATGATGAACCGGACGGCTGCGCCGGATGTTGAACCGGACACATTGGTGTGTGTCCGGGGTGTTATCCGCAAAGTGTTTAATACTAAATATACAGTATATCAGTCCATCAGGTACGGAAGCCGCGGACAGATTAGGTTGCGGTCCTGGCACGAACGTGCGAACGGCTTATCGTCTGTGCAACCACCTGGGTGAGGAGCTTGATGCTGTCTTTCATTCCATTTTCCGGAATTTCCGGCTCAACGTTTTGACCGGCTGCACCTGGTCGACAGTTGCCAGGGCGCCTGGGTTCGACAACGTCATCATAATTCGGAGACGGCTTCAGCAGTTCGACGACGGCGGGGCCGATAGACTTGTCAAACAGGCGGCTGCAGCAGTAGCCACATTGAGAGATGAAACGGGTCCGTCACCGGGCAGTGAACAAAGCTGATCGCATTTTTCCCGGGTCAGTCGCCTCAGCCCATCAGCTTCATTTCCCAAAATCAGCATCCAGTGACGGTCTCGACGCAGATTTCGGATGCTGGTCGTTGATCGTTCGCACGTTCCCAGTACCCAGATGCCTGCGTCCTGCACTGTTTTGATTGCCTGCGCCAGATTGGACACCTGCGTATACGGAACATGTTCCACTCCGCCGGCCGATACATCGCACACCGTTTCAGTGACCGAAGCGCTTTTGTCACGCGTCATCACAATTCCGCAGACTCCGAAGAATCCGGCCAGGCGAAAAAGGGCGCCAAGATTCTGTGGATCCTGGACTGTGTCGAGTGCCAGCCAGAGTTTGACGGGTTGTTCCGATCGGGGAAGTAGCCCCGACAATGGAACCGGGGAAGGTGGTTCAACGAGAGCTGAGTTTCCGCCGGTTCGCTGCGTGTGCTGACTGCTTCGACGCTGACGAGATGCCGTGTTGTGACTCGTCACCGAAATTCCGTGTTCGGCTGCCTGTTTAGCTACATGTTTCCATGTTGTTCCATGGCGTCCACTGCGAATTTGGATTGATTTGACTGCGGCAGGTCGCTGTTGCAGTGCAGCGAGGATCGAATGAGGATTCTTCAGCCGATACATGGATAAAAAGTCTGCAGACAGGGAGATCACAACTGTGAAGTGAGCGAAACGGCCGCAGTCCTGATGAGATTCTGTCAGGCGGATCCTGACCAGGCAGCCAGCGACTGAGATAGCGCTACGGCTACGATGAAGGAAACATACAATCAGGCTGTGAAGAGATACTAGAGCAGTTCGAACAGGGTTTGAGTTCTCAGGATGGCGGCGTTCTCCGGAAATGTATGAAAGGCATGGATCACCAGGCCCTCAGTGAGGACATCGCACTTCAGTTGACTGATGCAGTCGGGACTGTGACTGGTCGTACCAGGAATCGTGATCGCCAACGTCGCACTTTTTGCGTCCGATTCCATTTCCCGATGCAGCTGCAGATATATGTCAACAGGAACGTGCTCCAGTTGGTAGCTGCAGTGGTATCGGACCCCGGACAGGTCAATCATGTGCGTCCTGTAGCCAATGAGTCGACGATGGATTACTTTTAGACGTTCGGGCAGACTGTGTTGCCTGGTCGTAACCACTTCTGTCAGGGTCTTGTCACTGGTTCGAAACACAAGCATATGTCCGCTCATGCCCAGACGGACTGTAGCCCGGTGCCCGCCGACAGAAAACGAGCAGGTCCGCACTGACTCAAACAGTTCCGGATGAAGCGGCCGTTCATAGGTACGCAGTACCATATCGGTGACGTCAGGACGCGTGAGCTGAACAGGCATGAAATGTCTCTCGCTGCTCTCAATGATGCGATGTCACATCTGCGGATGGGAACCGGTGCGATCACTTCCTCTGACAGAGGATCACTCTGTTCATATTTGCTCCAGTAGCGTTCCGATTGCAACTCTGAAGGAATAAGTGTTTTTTAGAGATCTATCATTCGTTTGAATCGTCAGGGTTTTATGTTGCAGAATCCCATTTAACTGCTAGCCGCGTTAATCCTGATCCTTCCGGATTCGACCCGGTGGGCTTGATTCTTTGAGTCAGTTTCAATTCGACAATTCTGTATTGAGCCATACCGAAACACATTTGTAAAAGAAATGCACTGATGTTTGTGATCTCTCACCAACTTTGCAGTCTTATATTTGCTCATTTTTGATCAACGGCTGCGTTTACTCATCCTTGATGGCGTCGAGGTTAAAAAGAGTTGGATTGCAGGGGGCAACGTTCATCAGCGACAGGTTAGATATCACTGCTGCCACACCCAATGATTTATATGTTTAACTCGGGTTTTTATCTTGGCCGATTCCGATTGCTTTGAGACGTCGATAGAAGCTGGGGCGTGTCAGTCCAAGTCGGCGAGCGGCTTCGGCCTTGTTGCCGCCGCACGATGCCAGGGTGGTTTCCATGATTCTTCGTTCTGCAGTACGCAGCAGTTCATCGAGTGACTGAAAGGGTTTTGCGCTGTCAGGTGCCACACGCTGAGCTTCCATTCCCGCTCGAAATGCGAAGGACAGATCTTCAACTCCAATGACGTTCCCGGTACAGCTGCGACAGGCGTCATGAATCACCTGTTGTAATTCTCGGACGTTTCCCGGCCACTGATATTCCAGTATTTTTTCGGCAACCTTTCGTGACAGTTCAACTGGGACGGTTTGATGCTGTCGTCGGTTGTTTTGAATGAACGCATGTGCCAGTAGCAGGACATCCCGTCCTCGACGGTGCAGTGGCGGCAAAAAGATTTCAATCGGAGCAATCAACTGATGAAATTCATCCAGCATCCATCCTTCTGCGACGACGCGTTCCAGTGGAACACTGCTTGTTGCAGCTATCCGAACGGAAGGAAAGACGGATCTTTGTTTCAGCAGCCACTGCTGAACTTCTCTGGGTACTCGTTCAACGTCTACCAAAACCAGCAGCCCCGGATACTCATGGCTGCCTGTTTGTTCTGCAGAGAAACTCTGAATCTGACGCAATGCGTTATAAATTGCGTCAGTTGACAGCAGGCTGCAGCAGACAGGAACGAATGAGGAATCGCCAGCGGGGCCACCTGTGTGAACACACTGAGCAAGATGACGTCTTCCGGTTCCGGGATTGCCGGTAACCGTGAAATGGCAGTCAGAATTCTTCAGCAGACCGGCCAGTTGTCGCGCACGGACCATTGAGTGGTCAGCACCGATAAAGGAGTTCCAGCCGTAGCGATTTCTGAAGTCGGCTCGCAATGCCGCAACTTCGGCATGGAGCTGCTGACCGGGTGAATGCTCAAAGATATGTTCAGATCCGGAGTCTCTGTTGGTTCGCAACACCACCACTCGTTCGATCTGGCCGGATGCGCTGCTGATCGGAATCGAACAGAATTCCGAACGGACAACTCCACCGGACGCGGTTGGCAGTACGCCCCGCCACAGCTGAGTCTGTCCCTGCCAACTTGCCGTTGTCGGATTGAATGCAGCAGCCAGCAGATCGGCGGCTGTTGTTTTTTCGGCATCCGGACTGTCGCATGAGAGCCCTTCAATTTGTGAGGCAGGCCAGCCTGTCCATGACGCCATACCCGGGCTGAAGAACCTCACTCGCCGTTTCGCATCAATGATGCACACACAGCTGTCCGTATCGACCAGCAGGTGATCCAGCAGATTCCTGCGCCGTGAACTCACTCAACTGTTCCTCCGACGGTGCCATATGATTCTGAAAGCATCCGTTCTGCATTCCGGGTACTTACTTCATCCTCACGGCGCTGTGATACCATCAGGCTGGGAATCTTTCTCAGCAACAGGATGATCATTAAACAGATGATCCCGTTGATTGACGTGGCAAAACCTTTAGAAATCAGCGTTTCAATAGCTCCGGTGATAAGTCCGGCAATGGTTGCAGCCATACAGCCTGTCATCAGAATGATGGTTCGACTGTTATACTTACATGAGTCAATGAAGGATTCACCGGTTAAACCACTGCAGCCGCACCAAATTGCTGCGGCTACCGCTCCCTGGCAGATCAGCAGTGGTTGTTCCCAGTGGGCCGGAATCCACGGCGCCGTTCCGTAACTCAGTGTTCCGATTATACACACAGGAACGAGGAGTACAGCATAACCCGTTGTTGGAACTACCGCCTGAAAGACGAATGTTCCCAGTAATCCGCCTGACACAGTGAGGAGCGCGATCGGCCAGGTTACTCCACAGACCAGTCCCGGCAGAACAGTGAAGGCAGTATAAACCCCTGCACAGGCGATGCAGCATCCAAGCCACACGGGTATCGGCGTCCATTCGGAGCGAAGGCCGCAGCAGTCGTCTGATTCACAGACATCGGTTGCCGCCCTGTTGTCACTTCCGTCTGCGGGACTGGTCGACGGAATCGCGCGCTGCTCAGCCAGTGTTGCGGATTTGTCAGAACAGAGTATCGAAGGGGCGTCAGCTGGATGGACCGAGTTTTCAGAAAAGGACTGTGTTCGGGGCGGACGGACGCAGAAAATGAGTACGGCGCATATTAATGCCATGATCACGTTCACACCGGCCAGAGATGTCGTGTTCAGTGATGCCGTCAGCACTGCCAAAATTCCACCCACATAAAACATAGAACTGTGGATTCTCATTCCTCGCCACAAGCGTGTTGGGGAAAGTGCTCTTCGGGTCATTTCTGCCGATGGTGTCCATTCACCAAATGATCCGAATCCAGTCAGTAGACAGCCTGTGACCAGGCCCCACGGAACGGAGCCGATGGTGACGGCGAGGATTCCGAAGGCCGTGCTCAGCAGGCCGATTCGTGTGGCTGTATGAAGTCCCGCAGCACGACTGAATTTTGAGTACAATGGAAAGCTGGCACCGGAGGCAATCAGCAGACCTGCGCTCATCAACGCCGAGTACATTGGCACAAAAGTCGGGTGAGTTTGGTTCTCGCTCAGTCGGATGAATGGCAGGAAAACTGCGTATCCACAAACCACGTGATGCAGCAGACCGCAGATCGCTGCGGGATGATTCGTGGTGAGCGAGACACCGGAACTGTCTTTTTCAGACTTCTGATCCGAATGAGTATTCTGCTGCAGTATCAAGTGTCATCTTCTCCGTCGTGTTCCGGCCTGGTGCCCGAGTTTTTCATGCATCGTCGGATGCATTGGGTCCGACAGCAGACATTCTCGAAATGAGGCTGGATATTTCAGCAGTGCCGTTTAGCCGACGGGGAGTTCGTATCCTGCGCGGCGTGGTCGACTGAGAAACGTATTTGCCTCATCGTCATTTTCGAACTGTTCCGTATCTGCATCCCAGATCAGTTTCCGTCCAAGTTCCCGTGTGATATTTACGAGATGGCAGACACTGATCGAGCGGTGTCCAATCTCTACATCTGCATTTGGCTTTTCACGTGTCTTGATGCAGGTTAGCCAGTTTGCCAGATGTGGCCCGGCCATCCAGTCTGAGGTGTCCCATTTTTTCTGTTCGTCCGGATCCGGAGCACCCGTGACGAAGTCGGCGGGATTCGTGGCGAACCGATTACGGTTGATTTCCATTTTTGCCCGGGTTCCCACGAAGACGGCTCCTCCTTTTGGGCCACGTTTAAGCTCAAAACGTACGAGAATACCGTCTGCGTACTTCATGGAAACTCTGCCATTAGTTCCCGGTGTTTCCGGCCAGAGTTCTCGTGGACCTGTGAGACTCTTTCCCAGTGCAGACTGGATCTGATCGACTCCATGTGCTCCCCAGTTTGTCATTTCGCCACCGGAATAGTCCCACCACTGCATCCAGCGAAACTGCAGGTGTCTGCTGAACGGACGAAGCTCAGTTGGCCCGCACCACATGTCCCAGTTATTTCCGTGCGGTACCGGCTCTTCGGGGATTTTGCCGACACCGGGATACTTTATTGGGCCGGTGTAATTGAGTGCCTGAACGAGTTTGATGTCTCCAAGGCCGCCTTTGCGAACCAGTTTACAGCAAAACCGATTCAACTCCATTGTGCGCTGTTGTGTACCCACCTGAAACACACGATTGTGACGCCGGACCGCCTTGACGACTTCCCTTCCCTCCTGAATATAGGCAGTCAGTGGTTTTTCGGCGTAGACGTCCAGCCCGGCTTGGCAGGCTCGTATACAGGCGAGTGAACGACCATGGTCCGGTGTGCCGATGATGACCGCGTCGAGCTGTTCCCTGTCCAGCATCTCCCGATAGTCGGTGTATTTTGGGAATTCTGTCTGGACTGTTTTTTCAGCGTCGAGCATCTGCCGCATGTAGCAGTCCGAAATTGCCACAAGTTTTCCGGGTGCGGGAAGCTGTCGCATCAGCTGGCGAGCTCTGTTTCCTGTACCAATGACACCAACGCGAATTTGCTCACTGGCAGGGGTGCCGCCGACTCGTCCATGAACTTCCGCATGGACAAACAACGGAGTTGACAGTGTCGCGCTTGTCAAAGCCGAAGACTTCAGGAAACAACGTCGGGAATTGGGAGATGTTTGAGACATGATGATTCCTGTGAGTGGCCGGGCCCGGTCCTGACTGACATTCTAGTCTGAAATCGTAAGCTTCGACATGCGGTTAACACACATGATGCTGCATTCGTCTTCAGTCAGGCTGTTACCGGTGAATAGACGCCTGCGGTTGAAATCCGGAGCAACACATCAATGTGTGAGAATTGTGTCAATCACTTGTTTATGAAGAATGCGTCGCCGAAACCCGAATACATAACATTTATACACGGCGTGATGAATGTTACTCGTTCGAGACGAACATCAGAGAGATCAGAGCAGCCAGGAAAATGGATTTGGTTGTTGAGTTTTTCTGCGTCCGTCGGCTCTTATCGTGGCGAATGTTTCGCCTGCGGGCAATGCTTAAGACTGTTTGCGGGTTTATGCGTGTCTGCCGTGCGGACGGTGTCCGTGACAGAATCTGAATCAGGTTGTGATGCGACACTCATAAAAATCACCGGTACGAATTTATGGCTGCATACGTCGAGTGTCTTTGTGCCCGTATGTACTCCGGCCAAATCCGGAGCGGGATCCTGAAGCTGACAAGTGGAGGTGTCCCGGGTGGCATGCGGACGGCGACGTGGTTTGTTCCTTTTGTTCGACGAATGCACGGACTTGTCGACGATTGAAGATGTAGACCGCAGCCGATTCGGGCTAACGCACGGACCCTAATCCGAGTCGTCTTCATTCCGCCGGATACATCTGACTGATCAGCAGTCCGGCAAAGACAACAGTTGCTGTTTCAATCCGCAGGATTCCCTCAGGCCACGAGATTCGCTTTGCTCCGTAGTCAGACGCCTGCAGGATTTCTTCCGGGGTGAATCCGCCTTCCGGACCTATCAGTAACAGTGTGTCACATCGTTCCGTCAAGGTTGTATTCCCGGAGATGTCTCCAGGATGCGCTATTGAAATTGCCTGCCTCTGTGCCCCGGCGATTCTCAGGGCCATCGAAAATTCAGTGACCTCGTGAATTTTCATCAGACGATTCCGACCGGACTGTTTCATTGCTCCGATAACAGTCGTTCGCAATTTGTCCAGCTTTGACTGTCGAGGATCAACGACCGATCTCACTGTGCGAAGCGGTACAAATTCGTCAACTCCCAGTTCTGTCAGTTTTTCGACCATCGACTTCAGTCGATCGCCTCTCGGTGGTGCAGCAGCGACGACGAGGCGTGAGCGGTTTAGTGTTACCGGTCGACGCAAATCCTGTAAAGTCAGGCTTACCCTGTTACACGATATGTCGGCAACGGATGCAGAGGCCGATGCGCCGGTACCGTCAAACAGTTCGACCTGATCGCCAACAGACAGTCGCAGGACACGCCGGACGTGATGAGATTCCGATTCGTCGAGTTCTGCCGTCTGTCCGCCGATGTTCATGCAGTAGAATCTGGCGGGCATCAAGCTGCATTCCTTTCGCTGTCGTCAGCAGCGGTTGATCCGTTATTCGAGAATCGCATCACTAACCGGTGCGTCGTGCGATGCCTCAAGAGACCTCTCCTGAGGCATCGTCGATAGTAGTTCGACTACAGAATTCTGCAGCGTCTGGAGTTCTCCGGTCAGGTCCGTGGTTGTCTGGACCTCGATATTCTGTCCGTTTTCCAGGAGAGTCAGATTTGTGGTTGCAATCTGTTCTGAGCCATTCAGACCTGTAGAGACCACAACCAGAGACTTCAAACGCCGTCCCTGTGTGATTTTCTGTCGCCGAACCTTGTGGTCCGAACCGACAACGAAAACGTGGTCATTAAGGATCGCGGTTCTGGGAATAATAATACCCTCGTGTTCATCGCCGGTGATACGTGCCTGAACAAATGTACCCGGCAACAGAGCGTTATTCCGGTCGTCGTTGACGACGTTGACAAAAACGAGGATTGTCCTTGTTCCCGGATCGGCTTCCGGGGCCACACGACCAATCGTGCCCGTCCATTCCGCGGCAGCAGATTCACTTGTGGCGACATGCACGGTCGGCTGCTTACCCGCATTCACAGAGGCAGCAATCTGTCTCCAGTCCTCCAGGCCAATGGCCACCGGGATGTCAATGTTGTCCGGACTGGTGAGCCGAAACAGGGGTTCGCCCGCGCGGATGTACTGTCCGCGTTCAGTCATCACTTCGCTTAGCACACCATCAAAGGGAGGAAGAACGCGCGTTCGTTCCAAATTGTCTTCGGCCTGTTGAAACTCCGCCTGAGCCGAGGACAGACGTTCTTTAGCAGCTGCAATTTGAAGTGGGAACAGACTCACCTGATTGGACAGCTGGATGATGGTGTCTTTCTGACGGTTGAGATCCACCAGTGCTCTGTTCATTTCAGATTCAGCCCCGGCATTCAGGTCAACTGCCCGGCGAAACCGATCGTACTCCTGTTGGAATGTGAACACATCAGTCTGTGACTTCTCCAGCAGACGTCTGCTGTTAACCTGCTGTTGTCGCAGCTGTTCGAGCTCGCGTGTGGTTTCACTGATCCGGTTTCTCAACTGTCGAGCTCGATTCACGTAGTCGCGATCGTCTATGTGAACCAACACGTGACCCTCAACGAATTGAGTTGGTTCGTCTGCGGAGATCAGTGTGTGTTTTGCGGTGACGTGCTGACCGACTTCCAGTTTTGGATGGACGTCAACGATCTGACCGCTGACCTGAGCAGCTACCACCGCCTCAAGGTCGGCAGCAGCTGTTCCATACGCGGTGATAATTTCGCGAAATTTCACCGGGATGACCGTAAACGTATCAATATTGAGTGGAGACACCACCACTTCTTTAGACTGGACACCTGGCTTCTGTGCGCTCAGGGTCACATAACCGATTCGGGACGTCAGCAGAATCACCAGAATCGCAATCTGAGAGATTACCGTACGTCGCAGCAGTGTCCGATATTTATTGTCAGCCTCCTTCATACGGACTATCGCTCTCGCAGGTGAGTACCAGCTGCAAAGAGAATGATACCTGCCAGCAGACAGGCAGGCATGACCACCAGCGGGATACCAAACTGCAGCTGAAATAATACAAGCGCCGGAAGGGCCGACAGTACCACAAGCTGCAGAAAGAATCCAATTTGGTTTTTCACTGAAGCAGGCCTTTACACCAGAGACAGGTGTTTTGTGGTGGTTTGTCTGAACGCGTCTGCTACGTCCGAATCAAGTGTCTGAGGTACGCAGTGTGTCTCGGCAGGCTAGCCCTTGGTTTTTATTCTGTATTCACGAGGTTCCAGCTCAACGGTCTCACCATCCTTGATTTCAACTGACAAACTTCTTTCCAGATAGCCCTGAAGTTCATGCCAAACACGAAATTTGTGAGTTCCGACCGGCAGATCTTTGATTTCGAAGCTGCCATCCTTCTTTGTGATTGCGGCATAAGGGTGATCCAGGACCAGCCATCTGGCTTCCATCCACGGATGAAAATCACATTTGACTGTTGAGGGAAGTGGTTCTGCCTTTGGCAGTGGATAAGGAGTGCCCTTTCCTTTGGAGGTGAGTGGAGCAATCACCTGGTTCTGACCACGGTTTCGGATTGGAGTCAAATTTGTGTTATGGCTGACAGAGTCACTGTTGAGAACCTCCACAGTCTGACCTGCACGTACCAGCAGCGTATGCGGTGTGAACATGCAGTTCTTTTGATCAAAGGTGACACTCGCAGGGAAGTTCATTTGATCAGGATGAATGTTTTTGGGAGCTTTTCTCAGGTACACGAACACATGAGAAATACCTCTACTGTCCTGATCGATGACCAACTCATCGTCATACACATCTTCGCTGGCACACACATTTCCGTTTTTGATACTGGCTCCCTTCGGGTGCAGCAGTTTCGGCGCAGGAATATCGCCTTTCCACAGTATCTTTCCGGATACGGATCCCCACCCGTCCGCAGCCATTGCAGGCACGACAGTAATCAGTGACAGAAACGTGATGTGAAAGACCGTTCGCAACATAACTAAATCCTGAAAAGGCTGGCACACAGGCTCACGGGTCCGAATATCCAACGGTGATACGGTGGAATGGCTGAGCAAGAGGGGACCGAGCATTACTGCACTCGACCACACAATTATACGAAGGGACCTCGTGGAAAGTCGAATACGGTGCCGGATTTCCCAGGCTCGTTGTACCGGTTCCTGGCCCTCAGAATCGCTGTCAT
It encodes the following:
- a CDS encoding efflux RND transporter periplasmic adaptor subunit — encoded protein: MKEADNKYRTLLRRTVISQIAILVILLTSRIGYVTLSAQKPGVQSKEVVVSPLNIDTFTVIPVKFREIITAYGTAAADLEAVVAAQVSGQIVDVHPKLEVGQHVTAKHTLISADEPTQFVEGHVLVHIDDRDYVNRARQLRNRISETTRELEQLRQQQVNSRRLLEKSQTDVFTFQQEYDRFRRAVDLNAGAESEMNRALVDLNRQKDTIIQLSNQVSLFPLQIAAAKERLSSAQAEFQQAEDNLERTRVLPPFDGVLSEVMTERGQYIRAGEPLFRLTSPDNIDIPVAIGLEDWRQIAASVNAGKQPTVHVATSESAAAEWTGTIGRVAPEADPGTRTILVFVNVVNDDRNNALLPGTFVQARITGDEHEGIIIPRTAILNDHVFVVGSDHKVRRQKITQGRRLKSLVVVSTGLNGSEQIATTNLTLLENGQNIEVQTTTDLTGELQTLQNSVVELLSTMPQERSLEASHDAPVSDAILE